From Streptomyces sp. HUAS MG91, the proteins below share one genomic window:
- a CDS encoding response regulator transcription factor: MPRDHRPAKSVRVLLAEDQGMMRGALALLLGLEEDMEVVAQVSAGDAIVDTALTCRPDVALLDIELPGCSGLDAAAELRDQVPDCRVLILTTFGRPGYLRRAMEAGAAGFLVKDGPVEDLAESIRKVLRGETVVDPALAAAALSAGPSPLTAREADALRASADGATVSDIAGKLHLSESTVRNYLSSAIGKTGTRNRMEAMRSARRQGWL, from the coding sequence ATGCCGCGGGACCACCGGCCCGCGAAGAGTGTGCGCGTGCTGCTCGCGGAGGACCAGGGGATGATGCGGGGCGCGCTGGCGCTGCTGCTCGGCCTGGAGGAGGACATGGAGGTCGTCGCGCAGGTCTCGGCCGGCGACGCCATCGTCGACACGGCGCTGACCTGCCGGCCCGACGTCGCCCTCCTCGACATCGAGCTGCCGGGGTGCAGCGGGCTCGACGCCGCCGCCGAGCTGCGCGATCAGGTGCCGGACTGCCGGGTGCTGATCCTGACCACGTTCGGGCGGCCCGGGTATCTGCGGCGGGCCATGGAGGCCGGTGCCGCGGGGTTCCTCGTCAAGGACGGGCCCGTCGAGGATCTCGCCGAGTCCATCCGGAAGGTGCTGCGCGGGGAGACCGTGGTCGATCCGGCGCTGGCCGCGGCGGCGCTGTCGGCGGGGCCGAGCCCTCTGACGGCGCGGGAGGCCGACGCGCTGCGGGCCTCGGCCGACGGCGCGACCGTCTCCGACATCGCCGGGAAGCTGCATCTGTCGGAGTCGACGGTCCGGAACTACCTCTCCTCGGCGATCGGCAAAACGGGCACCCGCAACCGCATGGAAGCCATGCGCTCCGCGCGCCGGCAGGGTTGGCTGTAA
- a CDS encoding MFS transporter — MTLMPQISPLASEAAHPGIPTRRPTAPAWLVVAVACAGQFLVVLDVSVVNVALPSVRADLGLSPTGLQWVVNAYSIAFAGFMLLGGRAGDLFGRKRMFLVGLGLFTLASLAGGLAQQDWQLLAARAVQGLGAAVLAPSTLTILTSAVPEGAARARAIATWTAVGAGGGAAGGLVGGVLTEGLNWRWVLLINVPLGAVVLAAAARWIQESRAGGERRLDLPGALLVTAGTATLAYAVVQTEAAGWGSAATLVPLGVALALIAAFLVVEARTRLPLMPLGLFRVRSVAAANAAMFVCGMGSFSMWFFMTLYAQNVLGYTPVEAGLALVPSSLAVVAGSKTAPRLMRRFGARNVAVGGVLVTAAGFGWQSTMSAHGSFVVSIMLPGIVMMAGAGFAMTPLASLATSGAEPGDAGLVSGLVNTSRTLGGSLGLAILSTVAAGRSAGGLDRDSLTDGYAAAFQVGAGILLVAVVVLVAWMPRTRLPT, encoded by the coding sequence ATGACACTCATGCCGCAGATCTCCCCCCTGGCCTCCGAGGCCGCCCACCCCGGGATACCGACCCGCAGGCCCACCGCGCCCGCCTGGCTGGTGGTGGCCGTGGCCTGCGCCGGACAGTTCCTCGTCGTCCTCGACGTCTCCGTCGTCAATGTCGCGCTGCCCTCCGTCCGCGCCGACCTCGGGCTCAGCCCGACCGGCCTGCAATGGGTGGTCAACGCCTACTCGATCGCGTTCGCCGGCTTCATGCTGCTCGGCGGGCGGGCCGGTGACCTCTTCGGGCGCAAGCGGATGTTCCTCGTCGGACTCGGGCTGTTCACGCTCGCCTCGCTCGCGGGCGGACTCGCCCAGCAGGACTGGCAGTTGCTGGCCGCGCGGGCCGTGCAGGGCCTCGGCGCCGCCGTGCTCGCGCCGTCCACCCTGACGATCCTCACCTCGGCCGTGCCCGAGGGCGCCGCCCGCGCCCGCGCCATCGCCACCTGGACCGCGGTCGGCGCGGGCGGCGGCGCGGCCGGCGGGCTCGTCGGCGGCGTCCTCACCGAGGGCCTGAACTGGCGCTGGGTCCTCCTCATCAACGTCCCGCTCGGCGCCGTCGTCCTCGCGGCCGCCGCCCGCTGGATCCAGGAGTCCCGCGCGGGCGGCGAGCGCCGCCTCGACCTGCCCGGGGCGCTGCTCGTCACGGCGGGCACGGCGACCCTCGCCTACGCCGTCGTGCAGACCGAGGCGGCCGGCTGGGGTTCGGCCGCCACGCTGGTGCCGCTGGGGGTGGCGCTCGCGCTGATCGCCGCGTTCCTCGTCGTCGAGGCGCGTACGAGGCTGCCGCTGATGCCGCTCGGACTGTTCCGCGTGCGGTCCGTGGCGGCGGCCAACGCGGCGATGTTCGTGTGCGGCATGGGCTCGTTCTCCATGTGGTTCTTCATGACCCTGTACGCGCAGAACGTGCTCGGCTACACGCCCGTCGAGGCCGGGCTCGCGCTGGTGCCCAGCTCGCTCGCGGTGGTCGCCGGGTCGAAGACGGCGCCGCGGCTGATGCGGCGGTTCGGGGCGCGCAATGTCGCCGTGGGCGGGGTGCTCGTCACCGCCGCCGGGTTCGGGTGGCAGTCGACGATGAGCGCGCACGGGTCGTTCGTCGTGAGCATCATGCTGCCCGGGATCGTGATGATGGCGGGCGCCGGCTTCGCGATGACGCCGCTCGCCTCGCTGGCCACGTCGGGGGCGGAGCCGGGGGATGCCGGGCTTGTCTCCGGGCTGGTCAACACGTCCCGCACGCTGGGTGGTTCGCTGGGGCTCGCGATCCTCTCGACCGTCGCCGCGGGGCGCTCCGCGGGGGGTCTGGATCGTGACTCGCTGACCGATGGATATGCGGCCGCGTTCCAGGTGGGGGCCGGGATTTTGCTGGTGGCGGTGGTGGTGCTGGTGGCATGGATGCCGCGAACGCGTCTGCCCACCTGA
- a CDS encoding NAD-binding lipoprotein has protein sequence MRGRAGEGIRTRLRYWFDNFLARSTLTLVAGLTLACLAVVVPASVAQVLVGRPVPTTLAGQAAAVWASVGATLRVGGAVGAPAYVVLSVLLALVSLLFVSTLVSVITTGMNDKILELRLGRSTIVEQRHTVVLGWSDQVFPVISELVTANAHRRRATVALLAPRDKVEMEEQITTRVGATGTTRVVCRSGSPTDPAVLARVSPRTASAVIVLSPGDHEGDRTVVRTLLALGAVAGDAPAATVVAAVREPAHHTAAVLAAGPGGRILDIDTITARLLAQCARQPGLSLVHQELLDFAGCEFHIVHEPALTGRTYGEALLSYARSCVVGLLGPGGRPALNPPSATVITPADRIVLITENDSTAVVSDEPLPFDDSAAVEAAPRETGPARTLLLGWNRRAPLIIEQLNRYADADAARLDLVTGGPRAAHGLDVLGYDSVIVLGPEAAGSVGAADPDYHVLETLLHLRAAERAAGHSLHVTAELSDDQDRLIAPMSPGTDFVVSGRLISLLMTQISENPRTAALFEELFTAGGNRIHLGPAAEYVPVGREVAFADVVASGRRRGRSVIGYRLHAESDTGPRYGIRVNPGKEERVVLGAADTVIAVMRDL, from the coding sequence ATGCGCGGACGCGCGGGAGAGGGGATCCGTACCCGTCTGCGGTACTGGTTCGACAACTTCCTGGCCCGCAGCACGCTCACCCTGGTGGCCGGCCTGACCCTCGCCTGTCTCGCCGTCGTCGTTCCGGCGAGCGTGGCGCAGGTGCTGGTCGGCAGGCCCGTGCCCACCACGCTCGCCGGGCAGGCGGCGGCGGTGTGGGCCAGCGTCGGCGCCACGCTGCGGGTCGGGGGCGCGGTCGGCGCTCCGGCGTACGTCGTGCTGTCGGTGCTGCTCGCGCTCGTCAGCCTGCTGTTCGTCTCGACCCTCGTCAGCGTGATCACCACCGGCATGAACGACAAGATCCTCGAACTGCGGCTCGGGCGCTCGACGATCGTGGAGCAGCGGCACACCGTCGTCCTCGGCTGGTCGGACCAGGTGTTCCCGGTGATCTCCGAGCTGGTGACGGCCAACGCCCACCGGCGCCGGGCCACCGTGGCGCTGCTTGCCCCACGGGACAAGGTGGAGATGGAGGAGCAGATCACCACCAGGGTGGGCGCCACCGGCACCACGCGGGTGGTCTGCCGCAGCGGTTCGCCCACCGACCCCGCCGTCCTGGCCCGGGTCAGCCCGCGGACGGCCTCGGCGGTCATCGTCCTGTCGCCCGGCGATCACGAGGGGGACCGGACGGTGGTGCGGACACTGCTGGCGCTCGGCGCCGTCGCCGGCGACGCCCCCGCGGCCACCGTCGTCGCCGCCGTGCGCGAGCCCGCCCATCACACGGCCGCGGTGCTCGCGGCGGGACCGGGCGGCCGGATCCTGGACATCGACACGATCACCGCGCGCCTCCTCGCCCAGTGCGCGCGGCAGCCCGGACTCTCCCTCGTCCACCAGGAGTTACTGGACTTCGCGGGCTGCGAGTTCCACATCGTCCACGAGCCCGCGCTCACCGGCCGGACCTACGGCGAGGCGCTGCTGTCGTACGCGCGCTCCTGCGTGGTCGGCCTGCTGGGCCCCGGCGGACGGCCCGCGCTCAACCCGCCCTCCGCCACGGTGATCACCCCGGCGGACCGCATCGTGCTGATCACGGAGAACGACAGCACCGCGGTGGTCTCGGACGAGCCGCTGCCGTTCGACGACAGTGCGGCCGTCGAGGCCGCGCCGCGCGAGACCGGGCCGGCCCGGACGCTGCTCCTGGGGTGGAACCGCAGGGCCCCGCTGATCATCGAGCAGCTCAACCGGTACGCGGACGCGGACGCGGCGCGCCTGGACCTGGTGACGGGCGGACCGCGGGCCGCGCACGGCCTGGACGTCCTGGGCTACGACAGTGTGATCGTGCTGGGCCCGGAGGCAGCGGGAAGCGTCGGTGCGGCAGATCCCGACTACCACGTCCTGGAGACCCTGCTGCACCTGCGGGCCGCCGAGCGGGCGGCGGGGCACTCGCTGCACGTGACCGCCGAACTCTCCGACGACCAGGACCGGCTGATCGCCCCGATGAGCCCGGGTACCGACTTCGTCGTCAGCGGCCGGCTCATCAGCCTCCTGATGACCCAGATCAGCGAGAATCCCCGTACCGCCGCGCTGTTCGAGGAACTGTTCACCGCGGGCGGCAACCGGATCCACCTCGGCCCGGCCGCCGAGTACGTTCCCGTGGGCCGCGAGGTCGCCTTCGCCGATGTCGTGGCCTCCGGCCGCCGCCGCGGCCGGTCCGTCATCGGTTACCGGCTCCACGCGGAATCGGACACCGGCCCCCGGTACGGGATCCGGGTCAATCCCGGCAAGGAGGAACGCGTGGTCCTCGGCGCCGCCGACACCGTCATCGCGGTCATGCGGGACCTCTAG
- a CDS encoding lipase family protein, which produces MHRSALGTLAGAVVTVLAVTAFPPAAAAATQSSAPAAADDSFYTYDGSAPLASYAPGTVLKTRTLQYHVLGIPTPVKAIQLLYRTEDAQGRPSAGVTSVVRSPNGDGGKAVSYQSFYDSLNPEDSPSRAIAGDVSLGGLIANGESLLLVPLLLSGYNVVIPDSEGQNADFAAGPEYGTNTLDSIRAASSAPETGLNADTRIGLAGYSGGAIATHWAAALAPSYAPDVNRRLVGFAEGGLLVAPAHNLKYIGGSSLWAGVAPMAVLGAARAYDIDFEPYLNSYGQTVFKKLEKASIVNALGQYPGLTWKKLVKPQYADPNSVPPFVEAVNKLNLGSAATPKVPGYIAQGGGGVFEGTLSNLPGIGRGDGVMVAGDVRALVRQYCDKGNTSIKYQQYDALSHVGTAVPWAPVALDWLNDRFAGKTPPSDCGRVPAGNSLAPEVVTPGS; this is translated from the coding sequence ATGCACCGCAGCGCACTTGGGACACTCGCCGGCGCCGTCGTCACCGTGCTGGCCGTCACCGCGTTCCCCCCGGCCGCCGCGGCGGCCACGCAGTCGTCCGCGCCGGCCGCCGCGGACGACTCGTTCTACACCTACGACGGCAGCGCTCCCCTGGCGTCGTACGCGCCGGGCACCGTGCTGAAGACCCGGACCCTCCAGTACCACGTCCTCGGCATCCCCACGCCGGTCAAGGCGATCCAGCTGCTGTACCGCACCGAGGACGCGCAGGGCCGGCCGTCCGCCGGTGTGACCTCCGTCGTGCGCAGCCCGAACGGCGACGGCGGCAAGGCGGTCTCGTACCAGTCCTTCTACGACTCCCTGAACCCCGAGGACTCGCCCTCCCGCGCCATCGCGGGCGACGTCTCGCTCGGCGGCCTGATCGCGAACGGGGAGTCGCTGCTCCTGGTGCCGCTGCTGCTGTCGGGCTACAACGTCGTCATCCCCGACAGCGAGGGGCAGAACGCCGACTTCGCGGCGGGACCCGAGTACGGCACGAACACCCTGGACTCGATCCGGGCCGCGAGCAGCGCGCCGGAGACCGGCCTGAACGCCGACACCCGCATCGGCCTGGCCGGCTACTCGGGCGGCGCCATCGCCACCCACTGGGCGGCCGCGCTCGCCCCGAGCTACGCGCCGGACGTCAACAGGAGACTGGTGGGCTTCGCCGAGGGCGGGCTGCTCGTCGCCCCGGCGCACAACCTCAAGTACATCGGCGGCAGTTCGCTCTGGGCCGGGGTGGCGCCCATGGCCGTCCTCGGCGCCGCCCGCGCCTACGACATCGACTTCGAGCCCTACCTCAACAGCTACGGCCAGACGGTCTTCAAGAAGCTGGAGAAGGCCTCGATCGTCAACGCCCTCGGCCAGTACCCGGGTCTGACGTGGAAGAAGCTGGTGAAGCCGCAGTACGCGGACCCGAACTCGGTGCCGCCGTTCGTCGAGGCCGTGAACAAGCTCAACCTCGGCTCGGCCGCGACGCCGAAGGTTCCCGGGTACATCGCGCAGGGCGGTGGCGGCGTCTTCGAGGGGACCCTCAGCAACCTCCCGGGCATCGGCCGGGGCGACGGCGTCATGGTCGCCGGGGACGTGCGGGCGCTGGTGCGGCAGTACTGCGACAAGGGCAACACCTCGATCAAGTACCAGCAGTACGACGCGCTCAGCCACGTGGGCACCGCCGTGCCCTGGGCGCCCGTCGCCCTGGACTGGCTGAACGACCGGTTCGCGGGCAAGACGCCGCCGTCGGACTGCGGCCGGGTCCCCGCGGGCAACTCCCTGGCGCCCGAGGTGGTGACGCCGGGCTCCTGA
- a CDS encoding sensor histidine kinase, with amino-acid sequence MALKDQWRAWQIARDEWKAENARAKAEQRACRKEGRPVEQLGPSLNGFTMLPWLLMGLGAFSNLVQGRTPNPWIGGIALLTFNSLYIYVVFRAFHKETREATSTRVAVGLMTVLTCALAGGYGGSWLTFFPLLGLAVGALARGPNIGRIGLALSVLGGGVGALREGWDAISVFYGTFLSTMVTAAILSLAETVRELRSAREELARQAVEKERLRFSRDLHDLLGHTLSVIVVKSEAARRLAPRSMDAALEQITDIEAVGRQALTEIREAVTGYREGSLATELDNARSALTAAGIEPVVRQSGPPLSAQTEALLGWVVREAVTNAVRYSAATTCAITVEGTAEQVRLRVVDDGSGPPSGAAGSGVGGTGLKGLAERLATAGGSLTAGPGPRAGFTVTAELPVGEGESARDAELTEAST; translated from the coding sequence ATGGCGCTGAAGGACCAGTGGCGGGCGTGGCAGATCGCGCGCGACGAGTGGAAGGCCGAGAACGCGCGGGCCAAGGCGGAGCAGCGCGCCTGCCGCAAGGAGGGCAGACCGGTCGAGCAGCTGGGCCCATCGCTCAACGGGTTCACGATGCTGCCGTGGCTGCTGATGGGTCTGGGGGCCTTCTCCAACCTGGTGCAGGGGAGGACGCCCAATCCGTGGATCGGCGGGATCGCCCTGCTGACCTTCAACTCCCTCTACATCTATGTGGTGTTCAGGGCCTTCCACAAGGAGACGCGGGAGGCGACGTCCACGCGCGTCGCGGTCGGCCTGATGACCGTACTGACGTGTGCGCTGGCCGGCGGTTACGGCGGCAGCTGGCTGACGTTCTTCCCGCTGCTCGGCCTCGCGGTCGGCGCGCTCGCCCGGGGCCCGAACATCGGGCGGATCGGTCTGGCGCTCAGCGTGCTCGGCGGCGGGGTCGGCGCGCTGCGCGAGGGCTGGGACGCGATCAGCGTCTTCTACGGGACGTTCCTGTCCACGATGGTGACGGCGGCGATCCTCTCGCTCGCCGAGACCGTACGTGAACTGCGCTCGGCTCGCGAGGAGTTGGCGCGGCAGGCCGTGGAGAAGGAGCGGCTGCGCTTCTCCCGCGACCTGCACGACCTGCTCGGGCACACCCTGTCGGTGATCGTGGTGAAGTCGGAGGCGGCGCGGCGGCTCGCGCCGCGCAGCATGGACGCGGCGCTGGAGCAGATCACCGACATCGAGGCGGTCGGGCGGCAGGCGCTCACCGAGATCCGGGAGGCGGTCACCGGGTACCGCGAGGGCAGCCTCGCCACCGAGCTGGACAACGCGCGCTCGGCGCTCACCGCCGCCGGGATCGAGCCCGTGGTCCGGCAGTCGGGGCCGCCGCTGTCCGCGCAGACGGAGGCGCTGCTGGGCTGGGTGGTGCGCGAGGCGGTCACCAACGCGGTCCGCTACAGCGCGGCCACCACCTGCGCCATCACCGTGGAGGGGACGGCGGAGCAGGTGCGGCTGCGGGTCGTCGACGACGGTTCGGGGCCGCCGTCCGGCGCGGCCGGTTCCGGGGTCGGCGGCACCGGTCTGAAGGGGCTGGCCGAACGGCTCGCCACGGCGGGCGGCTCGCTGACGGCCGGGCCAGGTCCGCGCGCCGGTTTCACGGTGACGGCCGAACTCCCCGTCGGGGAGGGTGAGTCGGCGCGGGACGCCGAACTGACGGAAGCCAGCACGTAA